From a single Haloarcula sp. DT43 genomic region:
- a CDS encoding Na(+)/H(+) antiporter subunit D encodes MSALTTVPPVVVLLALAVAVSRLPRRAGHAVGALVPALAVPWALAVPEGAHLQTQFLGFDAVLLNVDPFSRLMGIIFGLIAAVAVLYSYASEADTTQTGYALSYVATSFGAVFAGDWLTLLFFWELMAVTSTLLVWHYGGKAVRAGFRYALLHGLGGTLLMAAILRHYVEVGTFLFSSVPGGPETAGITSGLAAALAAIGIGVNVGFIGLHAWLPDTYPRPHIAASVFLCVFTTKTGVYGMYRAFPNGHEAIAYMGGGMAIFGALFALFQNDMRRLLSYHIQSQVGYMVAGVGIGTSLAQAGAFAHVFNHILYKGLLFMTAGVVVYRTGTESLKKLGGLWREMPVTAGAFSVAALSIAGFPGFNGFVSKGIIISGSHYTFGKGPLPLGEFYTLEWMLLLGGVGTFMSFIKFGYYAFFHGEYEGSVPDANRLQSVAMVTVAALCIFYGVSDASLFALLPFDVTSEAVVDHVYETYTVAHIVEGVVLAVLGLIGFAATKKPLSKLGRVPDIDRLYNPAVFYGSRALVVGVTELYAAVDRAVVGATAVVTRTVTAPNDVIERRHGDDLVHPMRAGIGLSILILAVFVTVALLALS; translated from the coding sequence ATGTCGGCGCTGACGACGGTGCCGCCGGTCGTCGTTCTGCTCGCGCTGGCAGTCGCGGTCTCGCGGCTCCCGCGGCGTGCCGGGCACGCGGTCGGGGCGCTCGTGCCCGCGCTGGCGGTGCCGTGGGCGCTCGCGGTGCCCGAGGGCGCGCATCTACAGACCCAGTTCCTCGGGTTCGACGCCGTGTTGCTGAACGTCGACCCGTTCTCGCGGCTGATGGGAATCATCTTCGGGCTCATCGCCGCCGTCGCCGTTCTCTACTCCTACGCCAGCGAGGCCGACACGACACAGACCGGCTACGCCCTCTCGTACGTGGCGACGAGCTTCGGAGCCGTCTTCGCCGGCGACTGGCTGACGCTCCTCTTCTTCTGGGAGCTGATGGCCGTCACCAGCACCTTGCTGGTGTGGCACTACGGCGGCAAGGCGGTCCGGGCCGGGTTCCGGTACGCGTTGTTGCACGGCCTAGGCGGCACGCTGCTGATGGCCGCCATCCTCCGACACTACGTCGAGGTCGGGACGTTCCTGTTCTCGTCGGTGCCGGGCGGGCCGGAGACGGCCGGCATCACGTCCGGGCTGGCCGCCGCCCTAGCGGCCATCGGTATCGGCGTCAACGTCGGCTTCATCGGCCTGCACGCGTGGCTGCCCGACACCTACCCGCGCCCGCACATCGCCGCCAGCGTCTTCCTCTGCGTGTTCACCACCAAGACCGGCGTCTACGGGATGTACCGGGCGTTCCCCAACGGCCACGAGGCCATCGCGTACATGGGCGGCGGGATGGCTATCTTCGGGGCGCTGTTCGCGCTGTTCCAGAACGACATGCGGCGACTCCTCTCCTATCACATCCAGTCCCAGGTCGGGTACATGGTCGCCGGCGTCGGCATCGGGACCTCACTGGCCCAGGCCGGCGCGTTCGCCCACGTGTTCAACCACATCCTCTACAAGGGCCTGCTGTTCATGACCGCCGGCGTCGTCGTCTACCGGACCGGCACGGAGAGCCTGAAGAAACTCGGTGGCCTCTGGCGGGAGATGCCCGTCACCGCGGGTGCGTTCTCCGTCGCTGCGCTGTCTATCGCCGGGTTCCCCGGCTTCAACGGGTTCGTTAGTAAGGGGATAATCATCTCTGGGAGCCACTACACCTTCGGAAAGGGACCGCTCCCACTCGGAGAGTTCTACACGCTCGAGTGGATGCTGCTGCTTGGCGGCGTCGGCACGTTCATGTCGTTCATCAAGTTCGGCTACTACGCGTTCTTCCACGGGGAGTACGAGGGGAGCGTCCCGGACGCGAACCGACTGCAGAGCGTCGCAATGGTGACCGTGGCTGCGCTCTGTATCTTCTACGGGGTGTCGGACGCGTCCCTGTTCGCCCTCCTTCCCTTCGACGTGACGAGCGAGGCCGTCGTCGACCACGTCTACGAGACGTACACCGTCGCCCACATCGTCGAGGGCGTCGTCCTCGCCGTACTCGGCCTCATCGGATTCGCGGCGACGAAGAAGCCGCTCTCGAAACTCGGCCGCGTTCCAGACATCGACCGACTGTACAACCCCGCCGTCTTCTACGGCTCGCGCGCCCTCGTCGTCGGCGTGACCGAACTGTACGCCGCGGTGGACCGCGCAGTGGTCGGGGCCACGGCTGTCGTCACGCGGACGGTGACGGCTCCGAACGACGTGATTGAACGACGGCACGGCGACGACCTCGTACACCCGATGCGGGCCGGCATCGGCCTCAGCATCCTCATCCTCGCCGTTTTCGTCACGGTGGCCCTGCTGGCCCTCTCCTGA
- a CDS encoding cation:proton antiporter, which yields MTELRPILAILVSAAAIPVILSLKGRPNLREGVTLTVAFAKFGIIASMVPGVLGGTEYGFVVGQFATGIELAFRVDPLGLLFGLLASLLWIVTSFYSIGYMRGLDEHAQTRYFAAFAASLASAVGVAFASNLLTLFVCYELLTVSTYPLVTHDETDEARAAGRKYLAYTFGGGVAVLGGTVLVFVLAGTTAFTPGGLEGLATADPTLARAAFALLAAGFGVKAALMPMHSWLPDAMVAPTPVSGLLHAVAVVKSGVFGIARVVLDVYGTGTMEQLGVGLPLAAIAAFTLLTASVIALRQDNLKRRLAYSTISQLSYIVLGLGLLHGQALTGGLLHIPAHAFMKLTLFFCAGAIHVETHTDDISDMAGIGKRMPLTMAAFAVAAAGMAGIPLVAGFVSKWYLVIGALSLDGGLVFAAALLVSGVLNIAYFWPIVYQAYFESPEGHDEKPLLEGPFGGRSEVRADGGDADDHAVEGDVPDPQHVDHLGKHREEHEHHGGPPEGGWDDRGWRGGESTWFMLGPILTAATLSLLLGTMPYTAVFLRIVDTIVGNLPGVTA from the coding sequence ATGACTGAGTTACGACCCATCCTGGCAATCCTGGTTTCGGCGGCGGCTATCCCCGTGATTCTCTCGCTCAAGGGCCGGCCGAATCTGCGAGAGGGGGTGACCCTGACCGTCGCGTTCGCGAAGTTCGGTATCATCGCGAGCATGGTCCCCGGCGTCCTCGGCGGGACGGAGTACGGGTTCGTCGTCGGACAGTTCGCCACCGGCATCGAACTCGCGTTCCGCGTCGACCCGCTGGGGCTCCTCTTTGGCCTGCTTGCGAGCCTGCTGTGGATAGTGACGAGCTTCTACAGCATCGGCTACATGCGCGGGCTGGACGAACACGCCCAGACGCGCTACTTCGCCGCCTTCGCCGCCAGCCTCGCGTCGGCGGTCGGCGTCGCGTTCGCGTCGAACCTGCTGACGCTGTTCGTCTGCTACGAACTGCTGACGGTGTCGACGTACCCGCTCGTCACCCACGACGAGACCGACGAGGCCCGCGCCGCCGGCCGGAAGTACCTCGCGTACACCTTCGGCGGCGGCGTCGCCGTGCTGGGCGGGACGGTGCTGGTGTTCGTCCTCGCGGGAACGACCGCGTTCACGCCGGGCGGACTCGAAGGCCTCGCGACCGCCGACCCGACGCTGGCGAGAGCCGCGTTCGCGCTGCTGGCGGCCGGCTTCGGCGTCAAGGCCGCGCTGATGCCGATGCACTCCTGGCTCCCGGACGCGATGGTCGCGCCGACGCCGGTGTCGGGCCTGCTTCACGCCGTCGCCGTCGTTAAGAGCGGCGTGTTCGGCATCGCCCGCGTGGTGCTGGACGTGTACGGGACCGGGACGATGGAGCAACTCGGCGTCGGCCTCCCGCTCGCCGCGATTGCCGCGTTCACCCTGCTGACCGCGAGCGTCATCGCGCTCAGACAGGACAACCTCAAGCGGCGGCTGGCGTACTCGACGATTAGCCAGCTGTCCTACATCGTACTCGGGCTGGGACTGCTCCACGGGCAGGCGCTGACCGGCGGCCTGCTCCACATCCCCGCTCACGCGTTCATGAAACTCACCCTGTTCTTCTGTGCCGGCGCGATTCACGTCGAGACCCACACCGACGACATCAGCGACATGGCCGGCATCGGGAAACGGATGCCACTGACGATGGCCGCCTTCGCCGTCGCCGCCGCGGGGATGGCGGGTATCCCGCTGGTCGCCGGCTTCGTCAGCAAGTGGTACCTGGTCATCGGGGCGCTGAGCCTCGACGGCGGCCTCGTGTTCGCCGCCGCACTCCTGGTCTCGGGCGTGCTCAACATCGCGTACTTCTGGCCCATCGTCTACCAGGCGTACTTCGAGTCGCCGGAGGGCCACGACGAGAAACCCCTGCTGGAAGGGCCGTTCGGCGGCCGGAGCGAGGTGCGAGCCGACGGCGGGGACGCGGACGACCACGCCGTCGAGGGCGACGTTCCGGACCCCCAGCACGTCGACCACCTCGGCAAACACCGCGAGGAGCACGAACACCACGGTGGCCCGCCCGAGGGCGGCTGGGACGACCGCGGCTGGCGCGGCGGCGAGAGCACGTGGTTCATGCTCGGGCCGATACTGACCGCGGCCACGCTGTCGCTCCTGCTCGGGACGATGCCGTACACGGCCGTGTTCCTGCGAATCGTCGACACCATCGTCGGTAACCTCCCGGGGGTGACCGCCTGA
- a CDS encoding monovalent cation/H+ antiporter subunit D family protein — protein sequence MIEQLPVLLVVLPIVGGAVPLVASLVSDRAGWPVATLTLVGQVGLAGLLAWTVSTSGTVSYAVGGFAAPYGIELVVDGLSGAVAVLVAVVSLGVLAYARQAGPHSNTFYGLFLLLVAGLTGMTVTGDVFNLYVFLEITGLAAYGLVASGRDASAAVAALKYLIIGTVGASLYLLGVGYLLAATGTLNMADLATKLGEMAAYDSTLVLTAFGLMVGGLTVKVALFPLHTWQPDAYANAPDTVSAFISALVSTVSAYALARLLFSVFTVEFLTAVPVARWALVGLACVSIVAGSALAVSQDSVQRMLAYSSVSQFGLVVAGFAIATPLAVVGATVHLLGHAVMKGGLFAATGVIERKTGATTVNGYAGMASRVPLPAFSFAVLSLAMVGVPPAVGFVGKWYIVLGAVNAENWPVVVVLLASTLLTLAYFARLVERLYFAEPTIHAEADETTVADGSGQAVSFGMVAVIVVAAALAVALTAAVPELQRVLEETLPPLLNQ from the coding sequence ATGATTGAACAACTCCCTGTGTTGCTGGTGGTCCTGCCGATAGTCGGCGGCGCGGTGCCGCTGGTCGCCAGCCTCGTGAGCGACCGGGCCGGCTGGCCCGTCGCGACGCTGACGCTCGTCGGTCAGGTCGGCCTGGCCGGACTGCTCGCCTGGACCGTCAGCACGAGCGGGACCGTCTCCTACGCGGTCGGCGGCTTCGCCGCCCCGTACGGCATCGAACTCGTGGTCGACGGGCTCTCGGGGGCCGTCGCCGTGCTCGTGGCCGTCGTGTCCCTGGGCGTGCTCGCGTACGCCCGGCAGGCCGGCCCGCACTCGAACACCTTCTACGGCCTGTTCCTGCTGCTGGTCGCCGGGCTGACGGGCATGACCGTCACCGGCGACGTGTTCAACCTCTACGTGTTCCTCGAAATCACGGGGCTTGCGGCCTACGGCCTCGTGGCGAGCGGGCGCGACGCCAGCGCCGCCGTCGCGGCGCTGAAGTACCTCATCATCGGGACCGTGGGGGCCTCGCTGTACCTGCTCGGCGTCGGCTACCTGCTGGCGGCGACGGGGACGCTCAACATGGCCGACCTGGCGACGAAACTCGGTGAGATGGCGGCCTACGACTCGACGCTCGTGCTGACCGCCTTCGGGCTGATGGTCGGCGGGCTGACGGTGAAAGTCGCCCTGTTCCCGCTCCACACCTGGCAGCCCGACGCCTACGCGAACGCCCCGGACACGGTGAGCGCGTTCATCTCGGCGCTCGTCTCGACGGTCTCGGCGTACGCGCTGGCCCGCCTGCTGTTTTCCGTGTTCACCGTCGAGTTCCTGACGGCCGTGCCCGTCGCCCGGTGGGCACTGGTCGGCCTGGCCTGTGTGAGCATCGTCGCCGGGAGCGCGCTCGCCGTCTCGCAGGACAGCGTCCAGCGGATGCTCGCGTACTCCTCGGTGTCGCAGTTCGGCCTCGTCGTCGCCGGGTTCGCCATCGCGACCCCGCTGGCCGTCGTCGGCGCGACGGTTCACCTGCTCGGCCACGCGGTGATGAAGGGCGGGCTGTTCGCCGCGACGGGGGTAATCGAGCGGAAGACGGGTGCGACGACCGTCAACGGCTACGCCGGGATGGCGAGCCGCGTCCCGCTCCCCGCCTTCTCCTTTGCCGTCCTCTCGCTGGCGATGGTCGGCGTCCCGCCGGCGGTCGGCTTCGTCGGCAAGTGGTACATCGTCCTCGGCGCGGTCAACGCCGAGAACTGGCCCGTCGTGGTCGTGTTGCTCGCGAGTACGCTGCTGACGCTGGCGTACTTCGCCCGCCTCGTCGAGCGGCTCTACTTCGCCGAGCCGACCATCCACGCGGAGGCCGACGAGACGACCGTCGCGGACGGGAGCGGACAGGCAGTCTCGTTCGGGATGGTCGCCGTCATCGTCGTCGCGGCCGCCCTCGCGGTCGCACTGACCGCAGCCGTACCGGAGTTGCAGAGAGTGCTCGAAGAGACGCTTCCACCCCTTCTAAACCAATGA
- a CDS encoding cation:proton antiporter subunit C, with amino-acid sequence MLELLDTHYNYFAVMLLLGIGLYMLIESRNLVKKVIGMNIFQTGIFLFFITLAFRAGGNPPIIEDGGGPYVSPLPHVLILTAIVVGVSLTAVALALIIRIYTEYGTLDEDKLKQLYYD; translated from the coding sequence ATGCTTGAACTGCTGGATACGCACTACAACTACTTCGCGGTGATGCTCCTGCTGGGTATCGGCCTCTACATGCTCATCGAGTCCCGGAACCTCGTGAAGAAGGTCATCGGGATGAACATCTTCCAGACGGGCATCTTCCTGTTTTTCATCACGCTCGCGTTCCGGGCGGGCGGGAACCCGCCAATAATCGAGGACGGGGGCGGCCCCTACGTCAGCCCGCTGCCGCACGTCCTCATCCTGACCGCTATCGTCGTCGGGGTGAGCCTGACCGCGGTGGCGCTGGCGCTCATCATCCGCATCTACACTGAGTACGGGACGCTGGACGAAGACAAACTCAAACAGCTCTACTATGATTGA
- a CDS encoding Na(+)/H(+) antiporter subunit B, producing the protein MSSDERERTGLYVESTIIMTTVRVVSPFVLTFALFVMFHGANSPGGGFQGGVIAGSVVMMLAFAYGIDAAREWLDVRVVAALASGGVLLFAAIGLGTMLLGGNFLEYHLYEQFLSHATAYGIELVELGIGGIVASVAIGLFFLLAAGFGHAVDSPEGES; encoded by the coding sequence ATGAGCAGCGACGAGCGGGAGCGGACCGGACTGTACGTCGAGAGCACCATCATCATGACGACGGTCCGAGTCGTCTCGCCGTTCGTACTCACGTTCGCCCTGTTCGTGATGTTCCACGGGGCGAACTCCCCCGGCGGCGGCTTCCAGGGCGGGGTCATCGCCGGGTCGGTCGTGATGATGCTCGCGTTCGCCTACGGCATCGACGCGGCCCGCGAGTGGCTCGACGTCCGCGTCGTCGCCGCGCTCGCCTCCGGCGGCGTGCTCCTGTTCGCCGCTATCGGCCTGGGTACGATGCTCCTGGGCGGGAACTTCCTGGAGTATCACCTGTACGAACAGTTCCTCTCGCACGCGACCGCCTACGGCATCGAACTCGTCGAGCTGGGCATCGGTGGCATCGTCGCCAGCGTCGCCATCGGCCTCTTTTTCCTGCTCGCGGCCGGGTTCGGCCACGCCGTCGACTCCCCGGAGGGTGAGAGCTAA
- a CDS encoding DUF4040 domain-containing protein — MTLSLIEAALLVFVLGCALGAAVLRDVLASLMAFAAYSLGVSIIWVMLEAPDVGLTEAAVGAGIMTILFILALANTVRPQEDGLFESIHVRTVVLVGAFVVVMLATVPSLPAIGADGAANPVVSGEVTQYYIENAYADTEVHNAVTAVLAAYRGFDTLGEAVVVFSAGVAALTVLRQEVFA, encoded by the coding sequence GTGACGCTCTCGCTCATCGAGGCGGCGCTGCTGGTGTTCGTGCTGGGCTGTGCGCTCGGCGCGGCCGTCCTCCGGGACGTGCTGGCGTCGCTGATGGCGTTTGCCGCCTACAGCCTCGGCGTCTCTATCATCTGGGTGATGCTCGAAGCGCCCGACGTCGGGCTGACGGAGGCGGCCGTCGGTGCCGGCATCATGACGATTCTGTTCATCCTGGCGCTGGCAAACACCGTGCGGCCACAGGAGGACGGCCTGTTCGAGTCGATACACGTCCGGACCGTCGTCCTCGTCGGCGCGTTCGTCGTCGTCATGCTCGCGACGGTCCCGTCGCTGCCCGCCATCGGGGCCGACGGGGCGGCGAACCCCGTCGTCAGCGGCGAGGTGACGCAGTACTACATCGAGAACGCGTACGCGGACACGGAGGTCCACAACGCGGTGACGGCCGTGCTCGCGGCCTACCGCGGGTTCGACACGCTGGGCGAAGCGGTGGTGGTCTTCTCGGCCGGCGTGGCGGCGCTGACCGTCCTCAGACAGGAGGTGTTCGCATGA
- the mnhG gene encoding monovalent cation/H(+) antiporter subunit G, which translates to MTPTEWAIVALALVGAFFGGVASIGIVRLPDVYTRTHAASKSDTLGAVLTIAAAAFAIQTDLATVKAVFLLVFMFLTNPTAAHAIARAAQDQGIEPWTADDKEGEP; encoded by the coding sequence ATGACCCCGACGGAGTGGGCCATCGTCGCGCTCGCGCTGGTCGGGGCGTTCTTCGGCGGCGTCGCCTCCATCGGCATCGTCAGGCTGCCGGACGTGTACACCCGCACGCACGCGGCGTCGAAAAGCGACACGCTGGGAGCCGTCCTCACTATCGCCGCCGCCGCGTTCGCGATTCAGACGGACCTGGCGACGGTCAAGGCCGTCTTCCTGCTGGTGTTCATGTTCCTGACGAACCCGACCGCCGCCCACGCCATCGCCCGGGCGGCACAGGACCAGGGCATCGAGCCGTGGACTGCCGATGACAAGGAGGGCGAGCCGTGA
- a CDS encoding cation:proton antiporter, translated as MIEFETALLGIAGAFVVFAVVALYRVFAGPTDHDRVIAVNVMGTNTVIAIALVSGALDKPLFLDIALVYALLNFLLSIAFSKFNVEHGGVL; from the coding sequence ATGATTGAGTTCGAGACGGCGCTGCTGGGTATCGCCGGCGCGTTCGTCGTCTTCGCCGTCGTGGCGCTGTACCGCGTGTTCGCCGGTCCGACGGACCACGACCGGGTCATCGCGGTCAACGTGATGGGGACCAACACCGTCATCGCCATCGCGCTCGTCTCCGGCGCGCTCGATAAGCCGCTGTTCCTGGATATCGCCCTCGTGTACGCCCTGCTGAACTTCCTGCTGTCGATAGCGTTCTCGAAGTTCAACGTCGAGCACGGAGGTGTGCTATGA
- a CDS encoding monovalent cation/H+ antiporter subunit E encodes MTVRNTVAYAVEQAESAAREGQQRVSLHLVAVASTRAIDPDAQTELGQAKDLLDRIEVWLDEDLGDDPPSNLDVELGVIGADRYLFSPGDYADAILAYADDHSIERVVLDPEFNPGGTTPMLRPLEVELVRGDVEVETAPVERPARSTALARAATLPKYLTVFGSSYLFYLLLSTYKPLDFLTGAITATIVTALLAPIAFSRQPSLTRIPGQLARMAIFVPYLLKEIAVANLGIAYVVLHPSLPIDPEMVELEAAIWGDAPVTTLANSITLTPGTLTVNVSEQAFDIHSLTGSAREDLFEGGLERAVRFVFYGREAAAIPSPRERGQGNDEPIESDIADPEVGDDD; translated from the coding sequence GTGACGGTCCGTAACACCGTCGCCTACGCCGTCGAACAGGCCGAATCAGCGGCCAGAGAGGGACAGCAGCGGGTGTCGCTGCACCTCGTCGCCGTCGCAAGCACGCGCGCCATCGACCCCGACGCCCAGACGGAACTCGGCCAGGCCAAGGACCTGCTCGACCGAATCGAGGTCTGGCTCGACGAGGACCTGGGCGACGACCCGCCGTCGAACCTCGACGTGGAACTGGGCGTCATCGGCGCCGACCGCTACCTGTTCAGCCCCGGTGACTACGCCGACGCCATCCTGGCCTACGCTGACGACCACAGCATCGAACGGGTCGTCCTCGACCCGGAGTTCAACCCCGGCGGGACGACGCCGATGCTCCGGCCGCTCGAAGTCGAACTCGTCCGGGGCGACGTCGAAGTCGAAACCGCGCCCGTCGAGCGGCCGGCGCGGTCGACCGCGCTCGCTCGCGCCGCGACGCTCCCGAAGTACCTCACCGTCTTCGGCTCCTCCTACTTGTTTTACCTGCTTTTGAGCACGTACAAGCCGCTGGACTTCCTCACGGGCGCGATAACGGCGACCATCGTCACCGCGTTGCTCGCCCCCATCGCGTTCAGCCGCCAGCCGTCGCTGACGCGGATTCCCGGACAGCTCGCCCGAATGGCGATTTTCGTCCCGTACCTCCTGAAGGAAATCGCCGTGGCGAACCTCGGCATCGCCTACGTCGTCTTGCACCCGTCGCTGCCAATCGACCCGGAGATGGTCGAACTGGAGGCGGCCATCTGGGGCGACGCCCCGGTGACGACGCTGGCAAACAGCATCACGCTGACGCCCGGGACGCTCACCGTCAACGTCTCCGAACAGGCGTTCGACATCCACTCGCTGACCGGCAGTGCGCGCGAGGACCTGTTCGAGGGCGGCCTCGAACGGGCCGTCCGGTTCGTCTTCTACGGCCGGGAGGCGGCGGCGATTCCATCGCCCCGCGAGCGCGGACAGGGGAACGACGAGCCCATAGAGAGCGACATCGCCGACCCGGAGGTGGGCGACGATGATTGA
- the coaBC gene encoding bifunctional phosphopantothenoylcysteine decarboxylase/phosphopantothenate--cysteine ligase CoaBC has product MLTGVNVVLGVSGSIAAVKTVELAHELRRQGASVRAVMTDSATGIIHPWALSFATDDDVITEITGSVEHVELCGRSGWGDVFVLAPATANTVGKVAAAIDDTPVTTCATTALGADVPVVVAPAMHEPMYDHPGVLSAIDRVESWGVEFVDPRIEEGKAKIATEEAIVTATARAAGDRPLAGEHVIVTAGATTESVDPVRTLSNRSSGRTGRAVARACYARGADVTLVHDGPDVPYATVEQVESAAEMTAATRRVADAADALVSAAAISDYTVEQAPEKIKSGQAELTLTLEPTPKLIDTVRSDHPDLPIVGFKVETAGDDETLVERAREIRERAGLAFVVANDASVMGAEETRALLVDDGTAAEYVGDKQGLGGRVADELGAHLSSRAGN; this is encoded by the coding sequence ATGCTGACCGGAGTCAACGTCGTTCTGGGGGTGTCGGGGTCCATCGCGGCCGTCAAGACGGTGGAGCTCGCACACGAACTCCGACGACAGGGGGCGTCCGTCCGGGCGGTGATGACCGACAGCGCGACGGGTATCATCCATCCGTGGGCGCTCTCGTTTGCGACGGACGACGACGTGATCACCGAGATTACGGGGAGCGTCGAGCACGTCGAGCTCTGTGGGCGGTCGGGCTGGGGTGACGTGTTCGTGCTCGCGCCGGCGACGGCAAACACCGTCGGGAAGGTCGCCGCGGCAATCGACGACACGCCCGTGACGACGTGTGCGACGACCGCCCTCGGCGCGGACGTGCCGGTCGTGGTCGCGCCAGCGATGCACGAGCCGATGTACGACCACCCCGGCGTGCTGTCGGCGATCGACCGCGTCGAGTCTTGGGGCGTCGAGTTCGTCGACCCGCGAATCGAGGAGGGGAAGGCCAAAATCGCCACCGAGGAGGCCATCGTCACGGCGACCGCCCGGGCCGCGGGCGACCGACCGCTTGCAGGCGAGCACGTCATCGTGACTGCGGGGGCGACCACGGAGTCGGTCGACCCCGTGCGGACGCTCTCGAACCGGTCCTCGGGGCGGACCGGGCGGGCCGTCGCGCGGGCCTGCTACGCCCGCGGGGCCGACGTGACGCTCGTCCACGACGGCCCCGACGTTCCCTACGCGACCGTCGAGCAGGTCGAGTCGGCCGCGGAGATGACGGCAGCTACCCGTCGGGTCGCCGACGCGGCCGACGCGCTGGTCTCGGCGGCGGCGATTTCGGATTACACCGTCGAGCAGGCCCCCGAGAAAATCAAGAGCGGGCAGGCGGAGCTGACGCTGACGCTCGAACCGACACCGAAGCTCATCGACACCGTTCGGTCTGACCACCCGGACCTCCCCATCGTCGGCTTCAAGGTCGAGACCGCGGGCGACGACGAGACGCTGGTCGAGCGCGCCCGTGAGATACGCGAACGGGCCGGGCTGGCCTTCGTGGTCGCAAACGACGCGAGCGTGATGGGTGCCGAGGAGACGCGGGCGCTGCTCGTCGACGACGGGACGGCGGCGGAGTACGTCGGGGACAAACAGGGGCTCGGCGGCCGTGTCGCCGACGAACTCGGTGCCCATCTGTCCAGTCGCGCCGGTAACTGA
- a CDS encoding NAD(P)/FAD-dependent oxidoreductase, with protein sequence MPTDREEVIIVGGGVAGLSAAIYTARADLSTRIVSTGESILNRNAHLENYPGFPAGINPRLLLELMRAQARRAGAWFIDGEAETVERTEDGFEVTCTDGEAFDATYLIAASWSDPSYLDGLDISLVDRGSKQFISTDEQGRTDVEGLYAAGRLAEQHHQTIVAAGHGAQVGLTLLEDSDADFYHDWTAPEGYFTDRGRPVPPGCEEIDEVERKKREQESLEVMRRYFEEPMPGEPTMHPSVDQKSD encoded by the coding sequence ATGCCAACCGACCGCGAGGAAGTCATCATCGTGGGCGGCGGCGTCGCCGGGCTCTCGGCGGCGATTTACACCGCCCGCGCCGACCTGTCGACCCGAATCGTCTCGACCGGCGAGTCGATACTGAACCGCAACGCTCACCTGGAGAACTACCCCGGGTTCCCGGCTGGAATCAACCCCCGGCTCCTGCTCGAACTGATGCGTGCGCAGGCGCGGCGGGCCGGTGCCTGGTTCATCGACGGCGAGGCCGAGACGGTCGAGCGGACCGAGGACGGCTTCGAGGTGACCTGTACCGACGGCGAGGCCTTCGACGCGACGTACCTCATCGCCGCCTCCTGGTCGGACCCGTCGTATCTCGACGGGCTGGACATCTCGCTCGTCGACCGGGGGTCGAAGCAGTTCATCTCGACCGACGAACAGGGCCGGACCGACGTGGAGGGACTGTACGCGGCCGGCCGGCTGGCAGAGCAACACCACCAGACAATCGTCGCCGCGGGCCACGGCGCACAGGTCGGGCTCACGTTGCTCGAGGATTCGGACGCCGACTTCTATCACGACTGGACCGCGCCGGAGGGGTACTTCACCGACCGCGGCCGGCCGGTCCCGCCGGGCTGTGAGGAAATCGACGAGGTAGAACGCAAGAAACGCGAACAGGAGTCACTTGAGGTCATGCGGCGGTACTTCGAGGAGCCGATGCCCGGTGAGCCGACGATGCACCCGAGCGTCGATCAGAAGTCGGACTGA